From one Bacillus clarus genomic stretch:
- a CDS encoding DUF418 domain-containing protein — translation MNKKLRITGFDFARALAILGMVIVNYKLTMGTEYKGSTWMIYLTSIFDGKASAVFVILAGIGISLMTEKARITKSTNLIKKSRQIIWKRSIFLLTLGMFLYLIGWKADILHYYAFYMFISSFYIITSTNTLLYSCISILTISQILQIIFNHVDKSNLLIDGHSPFPKLADILNNLLFNGYHPIFPWICFLLLGMWLGRLNFRLPEVRKKLLLFSLISMIILETFSFLLIKITSPLLGTETADSLFSTTPVPPNIFYILSSSSIAIIVIVLCIYFTEKFAGKIITKILILTGQMSLTYYIGHVFALIIFSYLGLVNDADLLTTLILSLTFYISAMCLSYFWKLYFTRGPIELIMRKYSD, via the coding sequence ATGAATAAAAAATTAAGAATAACAGGCTTTGATTTCGCACGAGCATTAGCTATTTTAGGAATGGTTATTGTTAATTATAAACTAACTATGGGGACCGAATATAAAGGTTCAACATGGATGATTTACTTAACTAGTATTTTTGATGGGAAAGCCTCTGCAGTATTTGTTATTTTAGCTGGAATTGGAATTTCTCTTATGACAGAAAAAGCACGCATAACTAAAAGTACTAACCTCATAAAAAAAAGTCGACAAATCATTTGGAAACGCTCTATATTTCTTTTAACACTGGGTATGTTTCTGTATCTAATAGGATGGAAAGCTGATATATTACATTATTATGCATTCTATATGTTTATATCGTCTTTTTATATCATTACATCTACTAATACTCTGTTATATTCTTGTATTAGCATTTTAACTATATCTCAAATTTTACAAATCATATTTAATCATGTCGACAAATCAAATCTATTGATCGATGGTCATTCTCCATTTCCTAAATTGGCTGATATTTTAAATAATCTTCTATTCAATGGATATCATCCTATTTTTCCATGGATTTGTTTTCTCTTACTGGGTATGTGGTTAGGGAGGCTGAATTTTAGATTACCTGAAGTCAGAAAAAAATTACTATTGTTTTCACTAATTTCAATGATTATATTGGAAACTTTTTCCTTTCTTCTTATCAAAATAACCAGTCCTTTGTTAGGAACGGAAACTGCTGACTCTCTATTTTCTACAACTCCAGTACCACCAAATATATTTTATATTCTCTCTAGTTCAAGTATAGCTATAATAGTAATTGTTTTATGTATATATTTCACAGAAAAATTCGCTGGAAAAATAATAACAAAAATACTTATTCTAACTGGACAAATGTCATTAACATATTATATTGGCCACGTCTTTGCATTAATTATTTTTTCATATTTAGGATTAGTAAATGATGCGGATTTACTCACAACTCTTATACTATCTTTGACTTTTTATATAAGTGCAATGTGTTTATCTTATTTTTGGAAATTGTATTTTACAAGAGGACCAATTGAATTGATAATGAGAAAATATAGTGATTAA